The bacterium DNA segment CGCCCGACTCGATGGAGAACTCGCTGCCCAGCACGCTGAACTTGCGCACCCGCTCGTAGGGGGCCAGCTCCTTGCTCAGGCGCAGGATCTCCTTGTCGATCCGCTCGTAGACCTCGGGATGGTCGGCGATCTGCTGGGTGCTGGGCGGCGGCGAGCCCTCCTGCAGTCCCAGCACTTCCCGAAGCAGGCCGAAGTTGGGCACGATCAGGGCGCTGACGAAGTTGCGATGGTCGCCCACCAGCATCACCTGCTCGATGAGCGGGCTGGTGAGAAGCAGGTTCTCGATGGGCTGCGGCGCGATGTTCTTGCCGCCGCTGGTGACGATGAGGTTCTTCTTGCGGTCGGTGATCGTGAGGAAGCCGTCCGCGTCCAGCCGCCCGATGTCCCCCGTGTGCAGCCAGCCGTCGCGGATGGACTGCGCCGTGTCCTGGGGCCGCTTGTAGTAGCCGGCCATGATGCCGGGCCCGCGGGCCAGGATCTCGCCGTCGGGGGCGAGGCGCAGCTCGACTCCGGGGTAGACCTTGCCCACGGTGCCGAAGCGCACATGGCCGGGATGGTTGGCGGCCAGCACGGGGCTGCTCTCGGTCAGCCCGTAGCCCTCGTAGATCTGCAGGCCGACCGAGAGGAAGAACTCGCCCAGATCCCGCCGCAGGGGGGCTCCGCCCGAGACGGCGAAGCGCAGGCGGCCGCCCGTCCGCTCCCGGATCTTGCCGAAGACGAGGCGGTCGGCCAGCCAGAGGGCGGGGCGGATGTGATAACCGGGCGCCCGGCCCTCGATGGCGTTCTGGGCGGCGGTGCGTCCCATCCCCAGGGCCCAGTTGAAGATGGCCTGCTTGACCTTGGGACCCTTCATCGCGTTCTCAAGGATGCGGGCGTGGATCTTCTCGAAGAGGCGCGGCACGGCGATGAGGATGGTGGGCCGCGCCACGGGGAGGTCCTCCCCCACGCTGGTGATGTCCCGGGCGTAGTAGACGGCGGCCCCCACCGAGATGGGGAAATAGTAGCCGGCCATCCGCTCGAAGATGTGGGAGAGCGGGAGGAAGCTGAGGAAGACGTCCTCCTCCGTGATGGGATAGTTCTCCAGGGCGCCCTGGATGTTGCTGATCAAGTTGCCGTGGGTGAGCATCACCCCCTTCTGCTCTCCCGTCGTGCCCGAGGTGTAGATGATGGTGAAGACCTCGTCCGCGCGGCGAAGGTCGGCCAGGCGGCGCGGCTCGCCCGGGTCGGCGGCCAGGCGGCGGGCGCCCTCCTCCATCACCTCGTCGAAGGGCGTGATCCCCTCCGCACCCGGTCCCTCCCCATCCAGCAGAATGATCCGCTCAAGGGCGGGCAACTGGTCGCGGTGGCGCAGCACCTTGTTGAGCTGGCGGTCGTCCTCCACCAGCACGGCGCGGGCGCCGCAATCGGCCAGCACCTTCAGCACATGGGCCGAGGGCAGGCTGGGGTAGACGGGCACCACCACGATCCCGGTGAAGAGGGCCGCCATGTCGGCCAGCATCCACTCGTGGCGATTGGATGAGAGGATGGCCAGGCGGTCGCCCTCGCCCAGTCCCAGCTCCAACCAGCCGGCGCACAAGGTCTCCACCAACTCAAGGGTGCGGGACCAGCTGCGCGTGTCGAAACCGCGGTCCGTGCGGAGCCCGTAGGCGGTGCGCTCGGGAAAGCGGGCCGCGGTGGCGAGGAACATGGCGGGCAGGGTGCTGGGCATGGCCTGGCTCATGATGATGACCTTCCGGATGATCGTGGTTGTGGTAGCCGGCGTGGTCGCACGGCGGCGACCATTGTCAATATGGAGTTCAGCCCAGCCGTGAACAAGGTTCAAGCCGGGGCCGCCCGGTCCTGCCACGGGCCGCCTCGTCTCAGGCCGCCGCCGCCGCGGGCGACTGCATCCGGCGCTCCATCTCCCGGCCCTGTTGGCGCATCAGCCAACCGGCGGCGAAGAGCAGGCCGGCGGCGATCCAGAAGGCGGCGCTCCAGCCCAGGGTCTGCTTGATGAGCAGGCCCAGCA contains these protein-coding regions:
- a CDS encoding long-chain fatty acid--CoA ligase gives rise to the protein MSQAMPSTLPAMFLATAARFPERTAYGLRTDRGFDTRSWSRTLELVETLCAGWLELGLGEGDRLAILSSNRHEWMLADMAALFTGIVVVPVYPSLPSAHVLKVLADCGARAVLVEDDRQLNKVLRHRDQLPALERIILLDGEGPGAEGITPFDEVMEEGARRLAADPGEPRRLADLRRADEVFTIIYTSGTTGEQKGVMLTHGNLISNIQGALENYPITEEDVFLSFLPLSHIFERMAGYYFPISVGAAVYYARDITSVGEDLPVARPTILIAVPRLFEKIHARILENAMKGPKVKQAIFNWALGMGRTAAQNAIEGRAPGYHIRPALWLADRLVFGKIRERTGGRLRFAVSGGAPLRRDLGEFFLSVGLQIYEGYGLTESSPVLAANHPGHVRFGTVGKVYPGVELRLAPDGEILARGPGIMAGYYKRPQDTAQSIRDGWLHTGDIGRLDADGFLTITDRKKNLIVTSGGKNIAPQPIENLLLTSPLIEQVMLVGDHRNFVSALIVPNFGLLREVLGLQEGSPPPSTQQIADHPEVYERIDKEILRLSKELAPYERVRKFSVLGSEFSIESGELTPSLKIKRSFVLEKYGNVIEGMYLTSDHKDRLPG